AGTAATCCTCAGCCTCCTTGTCATCTCCACGCCACCTGACAGCCCTGGCTTGTTGCTGAGGCACAGTGAAGCGAGGCCCCAGGAAGCACAAGGTTGGCTTCAGACCAAGGTTGTACCTCCTGTTCTTGAGTTAGGCTGTGAATTCTCTGGCAGCACCAGGGCTTGAGACTAATATTTATAGCGTGCTAGAACCACGTGCGATAAGAAATCGTGGAGTGGTTGTATTACAAGACTATAACCTCAGCAGCTGATAACATGGGCATCAATTTAAATCAGTAGGAGACTTGTCCCTATAGTAAGTTTTGGGATGAGCCTTATGGAGGCAAGGAATGAGTTTATCTTTActtgttaaatatttagttCATATATTCAGCGAGAGAGATTAACTATGGACAACCAATTACAAGAGAAGTCAAAGTCTGCACTTTCGAGACCCATACCAGGATCCTTGGAGGCTCCTGAACCCCTTTTGTGAGCTGTCGTACAAAGACAAAGAGGCCAGGATACAATTTGGATCTAGACCCCAGAGGGTAGGTGGGATGTATTTTCAGTTGTAGTCTCACCATGATAATGAGACCAGAATCAAGCttatgtttttaacatttttttttttatatatagtactagctttttttccctccttgcattttcttctctccatgaACTGgttttactaatattttttcccctatccCACTGGTACTTTAAGACCAGTACAAATagagcaatattttaaatgtaattttcccaTAAGCCAACTGTTTAGGGGGGGGTTATGTTAGTAAAGAAATCGGTTGAATTCTTACTCTACTGTGTCTTACAAAGAATTTAATAGGACTTTAAAGCTCTGTTTAGAACTTTACACATACACAACCTTTCCTATTGATTTCCAAAATTCCTTCTTccttagaaattttttttgttgtgtgttcATGAGTTTTGAATGACATTACATACAATACTACTGAAGTTCAGAATTACATGTGGAAAATCCTTTATTTAGTTTCTCATAAATGTTCTTTTAACCCAACTCCTCCAACCCTGTTGTAGGCTTTCTGCTTCCAAAGTGcatgtaaatttttaaaaataatttttgttgttgctttttaaaaaaatgcatgtagttatttccttttctacttCCTTTTGACATGACATCTGCTGCTAATGAtacaaaaataaccaaaacaaaCTACCAGCCCTTCCCACATGCCCCTCCTCTCCCTAGCTGCATGGGGTTACAGGTCTGTGCAGGATGCCTGTTGGCTCCAGTAACATCTCAAACCTGAGCACTTACCTGCACTAATTTactttttgctcttctgcttctcactaAAACATTGCTGACACATTTAACTACTTCTTTTCAAGGATCTCATATGTTATTTACATCCCAGTGGCATCATTCTTCAGTAAGGCTAGCTATTTTCAGCACTAGATCCAAAAGCACTAGTTGTATTGAAGGTTGCTGTCTGTATTAGGCTCCTCTTAGGTTTAGAAATCTgacctgaaattaaaatagagtTACTGTTTAGTTAGCAACTTCAATCTTGCGAGCTCCTTTCATGAGGACATTTGAGCTTCATCTCACCTTCAGGGTAGAACAgcattgttttgattttcaatCTACCTTGAAGTAAAAACTAGAAGCATGGAAGATTTTGTGAGAGCCTAAGCCTATCTggatttttacataaaattgtatggaaaatttttttcccctcttacttatttttaactaaatatttgagaaatatattctttaaataGTTTAACGTCCCCATACCTCTTTACATTTCAGACTAAATAATACATTCCTACATTCTCTTTTAAATATGAGATAGTATAAAATTGTTCAAGTTGCATTAATTTCAAGAGTTTTACAGGtacattttaatctttctgtacTCTGCACTACAACAATTTTAACCTTTTCCCACattctgtaaaacaaatatCTTGTGATTTAGGTATTAAGATCTACCATAAGTGGATATAACACAGAACAATGTGAATGGTGCTTTGGGTTATACAAACATACAGACACAACTTCTGCCAAATATTGGTGTGTGaattaaaaccacaacaacCTATAAGAACCGTTATGAAGAGATTAGTGACTCCTGGCTATAGTCCCAAACCTATTTCAGGCCAGACCAAAGCACCTGCTGTTCCACAGTGAAATGTGTGCTCCTGAAAGCATAACTCTCAGGGCATATAGCTGCTTAGGAGCATTTGAAATAGGGTTGGACTGGGACTATGGGACCATGAAGTCTTATCCCTTGGGAAATGTGTTGCATAATCCCGTTCACAAAAATATATCCATGTTTCCATACCGAGACCTTCTCAGTTTCTTGCCCCTGGTACTTGCACTGAAATATCGCAGGATATATTTTTCTAGTGCTTACAgatctttttttaagtttccacaactttaaaaaaaccaaatgttttTGTGAACTCTTTCCATTAATACATTAACAGAGTCTTGCACCTTAatatcttttctgtcttctcagtATTTACCTCTTTGCTATATTAAAGACgatatttatttctcctctcaGACTTTATTTTGCTAGGCTGGAAATAGAAATACTCAGTTTATCTCCTTGgttaatacagatttttcatcCTGCCAGCCTTCTTGTAGTTCTCTTCTGCACCTGTTCCAGTTTGAATTAATCTTTCTTGAACATTATATACAAATGTTCCAGAGGAGTTCTTACTAGTGCCTTATGATGTGACATGAATATTTCTTGGAAATCTTTCATTACTGGGAATACCTTCTCCAAGACATTACTGCAgaactctgttttccttcttgtgaCAGCCATTTCACGCTGATGgcttgcaaatgtttttctgccAAGAACAAActcagatttttcttgtttgcctATTTCTTCCAATTTCTGAGCCctcattttgtagcagaaactCCTTGTAGTCCCTAAATGTATAACCTTATAATTTTGAATCTCATCCCTTATCTATTATTCCGATCCTCCAGGCCACCCATTTCTTTCAATCCTCCTCTGTGTTGGTGATGTCTCCCAACTTCCTATCTGCCACGGATTTAATTTAACTTTGACTTTTTGTGCCTTGGTCTGTAATAACGTGACTGAGTAAGTCTGATCACACGACCGGTCCTCTCTAATTCCCCAGCGACATCTGCCAGCTCCGTGCAGCCCAGCTTGCGGGGTCCCGCTTGGCACCGAGCCCCTCTCCCACCGCCCAGCTCTTGTACtcatctccctcctctccagtttaattaataaatttCCCATGTGGCTGCACAACAAATGCTTTAATGAAGTCCAGATAGATTAGATAGATAACTGATTTTTAGACAAGGGAAATACAGTAATCTtatcaaagacagaaattatCAGGTGACTCTGGCATTTTTATGCCATTTTCcatttatctgtatttcttctctcatttaAGTTTTGTTCTAAATCTATTGTGAGAAATTTTTGAAGACGCCTGGGTCTGTAGTTGCCCTGACACtacttctcttcttttccctaaaTATAGCTATTACTTTTCCCACTCTTCTGATAACATTACAGTAGTATCATGACCAATTTGATAGATTTGAATAGCACAGATTTTAAACCAATGTGTGATTTCCTTTGTTGGGTCTCTCAGTATTTTGGGTTGTAGATTATCTGCTCCTCTTAATTAGAACATGTTTAAATACCAAGTTCTGCTCCCAGACTGGATGAATAatatcattttttaaatctctgttcCTATCAGTTACACCCTGTAAGATCTCTGTTCCTATAAGATTCTGCCCCATTACTAGCACTGTGGTAGAAAAGTTTAGAAGTCTTTTGATTGTGGGATTATACACAGATTATCTGAAATCTTGATCAAATCTCACTTCTAAACCAAATTCCTATTTAACTTAAAAAGACTAATTCCAAAGCCTTGACATGTCTTACTTTATCCCAATCCCTTCCGAAGTCAAAGAAATATTGTTTATTGgctaattaattctttttttctcatcacttATACATTGTCTATCTGCTCCTCACATCTTTAGGGTTCAAGATTaaaattttttctctgcttgggATGCCAATTCCACATAACTTTGAGACTTCTGAACTCCTTCACATAATGTCCATCAAATTTTCAGTCCTCTCTGTCCTACTAACTAGTCCCTGAACTTCCCTTgttctttctaaatgaaaaattatagtGATAAcctgttttcattcctgctttctttttgtcaCTCAGTCCAAGTGAATGATAATTCCATCAAGAAAGAATCATATGAaacataagtattttttttgaAGCTGGTAGAAATTCTTAAGTTCCTGATGTACTTTATGAAGATGTGCCCCattcagctgaaggagaaaaaacaactgAGCTTCTGCAGGTATACAGGTACTTATGCTGGAGGGGAACTGCATCAGCTGAtatcatggattttttttctagatctCATTGTTGCCAGAATGCCTggatcttaaaaataaaaagtaaacatttttaaacagaacacaAATATTCTCTCTCTCACTACACAGTGTAGGCACATTTAGACTACCCTCCATGACACAGTGagataattaatttataaaacaaaagcttaattaatattataattaaaaaatctgctCATGGAATTCTGATAGGGAGCTAggaaatttcagagaaatatgatgaaaaaataATCGGTCAAAACCCATACTAACTAGACAAACACCTTCTAATTGCCATTGTTTGATGAAAGGCCTAATTTTTATTGGCTTTTGGGAAGTATTTCAGTCTTTAGGGTGTACATATATGTTTGAGATTGTTCTGTAGTTGTACGCACCCGTAGTCTCAGCATCTTCATATCACTTCTTAGACTGAAGGAGTGCTGTTAAATGACTATTGTTTTATGCTCCTTGTGATCCTCAAAGACTGCGGTATCAATATCGTCAATTTAGGTTAATTTTAGATTTCCCACTAGAATAATTATATGAGGACAGATATTTCTGATGCAGAAGTAACATAAGGAAAATAACTGTTACACTGATTTTCCCAGTACTCAGGTATTTGCAGGACAAGTGTACACAAATAACAGGCTATAAACCAGTAATCTTTATAATGTTCAGTGCAACATGCAAGAAGTTATGTTACAAGCTCTGCAATGTGGATCCAGTCTGTGAGGCTGTATTAtcattgctatttattttctatgttcTGGTTGTGAAAAGAAACTTGTGAACCACGGCTGCAGATGCTACTAGAACAAGAGTTAAGGACAAATTCAGCTCTAATCACAACAAAAGTAAAACTGGGGGGCTCGGGTCACACACTGTGTGTTACAGCCCCAGACACTAAAACTCAATAGCTATGTTCCAGTTCAAATTTGGAGTTGCAAGGTGAGATTCCCTCACCTAATTTCAGTTATCTAAAATGTATGGTTTCAGCCTAAGGCAGTCACTGTAGGTTCCCTTTATGGCCGGTCTCTTCCAGAGGCAGAGAAGCTCCTTTGAAGGATATGTCACTCCTCACTTGTGATGTCCATGACAGAGGGAACGAATCTCCCTTTGGAAGAGTTAATCTCTCACTGCTGATGATAGGGATGATGTACACAACTGCCTGAGCGTAGGTGCTTAGAAAACTAAGGCTAGATAAGGTAAACCCCATCCTGCCACATGCCCATAAGCATCCACCTTGAAGCAGATTTATACTTGTTCATTTAAAGATATAGAAAATAGGTACTCCTCCTCAGCATCCTTATTCAGACTGTGTCtatattttacactgaaaagttGTTAAAGCCAAAAGTAGTCACTGGATAGAGAACACTGGGAACAGGAGGCAGAATccagtttctcttttctccaagGAATGAAGAGTAAGCTAAAGAGTAAGGATCCTGCTTGTATATCCAACTTGAAGAGCAGTAGGCAAATCTGCCCTCCAGTTTCTCCCTAAATGTTCTGCATACTGATAATTTGAGTGGTTTTGGATGTGTGTGCAGTGGGAATTTTAATCTCATCAGGGTGTGACAAGAAGCTGAAAGTACCACTGCATCTTGGATGCGAGCTCTGGCTGCCAGTAGACTATTATGTTAGACACGGGTATGAACATCTCTCCTTCTTCTGGGAATGcttcttgaaaggaaaaaatgtgtcaGACTCCATTCCTTTAACAAGTAGATGAGGGCTGCCTCTAGCAGCAAAGGATGCCACCCTTGCTTCCTCAGAGTTGCATCCACATGGCTGAATGCTGCAGGTGGCCAGCTACattcaaagaaaagctttgaggcactctttcccccctcccctggaTAGCAGTAGGAGGTTTCCTGCTGTGCCCATGTGGTTTTGGGATCATTATTTTGGGGTGACTGACTCAGTTCATGCGTAATATATGTCTTAGTTCCTAATTCGGGGTTTTTGCAGACACCCTGTTAGCACCTAAATGCTTTAATGCCTCATGGTTAAGCCCCAATCTACACAGTGGAAGCAGGTGGGTGAAAAAGATGCAAAAGGGCAGAAGAATACTGGGAACTAGATGTAACACTAAGACAAGCATTTGAACAGtaaagtgaaaaagaataatgaTATATAAATAATAAGCAGTAATGACTTACCTTAAACCCCCCACAGatctactgaaaaataaaggccTGGCTCTGCCGGCCTTTTCAGGATGAAATGCAGATTATAGCAAGTGCTGGCAGGGGAAAGTACATCTCAGTGTGAGTAGGAGAGTGAGAAACATATGGAGGCTATGCATGTACCAGAATTCAAGAGTGACATGACATTCATATAGATAGCAAGAATATTCAGCATTATTGCAATTAATGGTGAAAAAGAACTGTTGAGAGAGAGTTAAATCTTGTGCTTCAAGGACAGCTTCTAACAACAAAAGGCCAAGAGGAAATTTATTAGGGCAGTGCAAATTACTCCAAGTATTTTCCTAAAAGAACTGAAGTATCTGATGGTGGCCAGTGTCAGAGATCAGATGCTAGACTGGCAGGATCTTCTGTCTGCTTTAGTCTGGCAATCCCTATAAAGGCTGGATTTTAAGAAGTTGGTGACAGTCGATGTCTAGGTTCTTTTAACAAAGTATAAATTTAGCATCCTCCTTCTGAATTAAGCATTTAGGTGGCAGAGTTAATGTTATATCAATTCAAATGAAGGATGCTAGGTGAAAATAGAAGGGGAAaagattaatatttaaaaattagaaagtaattttcagtaaCAGGGGTGGACGGCTGGTTGAAAAACGCATAAATTAagacctacagaaaaaaattgctcctCATAGAGAAGTCATTAGGAGTGAtataataatttacattttacataAGTGACAttctttttagaattttttttcccttttccactaAAGGTTACATCCCTATAAGCACACAATTCAAACTGCTATCACTTTGCATTGATATTGATGAGGACTGCACGAACTCAGCATCTCTCTGTAGGTGTTTGTCGTGTTGGACCTGGCCTTTGTTTTCACAGCcagcaaagcaacagaaaaaattgcACCGGCTGCAGGGAAGCAGAATTCGTTCCTGCCGACCAGGCATAGCTTAGCAACAGGATTTATACTGTATACATGCAGGGAGAATCTTTTGATATATTTCAGGTAACAAAGGTGTTTTTCCAGCAATCTCTGTATACatacaaaaatttgaaaaatattagcaaTAGAGAGGCCCAGTCTCCTGAACACATATATCCTTCCAGACCCTTGCCTGACCCCAAAGTTACGCTCTCCTGTCACTGACCCATCTAATCACCTTTGTGctgctttctcagaaaaggccTGGGAAAACCCATCAGCTTTGCAATGTAATCTGAAGGtcaacacattttcattttcttggcCAATTCTTTCTTTGATCAAGACTTAATATCAGGTCACTcaaaaaaagctacattttatAAAGAATTTCAAACAGCATTCAAAATTTTGTGTAATTAATTAGCAGTCTTTAGAGCTGAGTCTAAGAGGAATTAGAACAAtaatttttgcagaataaaccaggaagtttctttttgtttaacagcaaagaagaaatattggCAACGTCTGACGATGATACACGGAATAATTCAAGGACTTCAGGTACAACACCCAGTTTAATTAGTTCTTCCTTACTGCACACgttaattaaaaatgatagTGTAACAAACAACCTCATGGAGATTATTCAAGTATGTTTTTGTTAACTCTTCAGACACAAACATCCCAGAGATTGTTTATTCACAAGCAGAAGACAAAGACACCAAACCagctaatgaaaatataaaagataaaaatgcagaatacaACCAGGGTGATCACGAAGATGATGAAAAAGAATTAGAATTGCTGGTAAGTGTTATACAATTATATCTACAGTATTAAATATGAATCCATTTACGCTTCAAAGCTGGTGAAATGCCCCCTTTTAACAGAGCTGACTGATGTACTAATTTACAAACGTAAAGCCCTGGTCTGTACTTTCATTGAATCTCTAACTGATTCAACAATAGAAGGTGCTTTGATTTCAGTATAGTGCATCAACTTTTTCTGGTCTTAAATTAATGACTTCTCCCTTTTACTTCTTTACCAGAGGCTCTAAATGATAGTTTGAAGGAATTAGAAGAGTGGCATTTCAAAAATCTCTCCTCCTAGTTTCTAGGATGGTAATATtcttaaataaatgctttatattTGGTAAAATTCTTATATTTATGGTACTGTTTGCTTTCAGACATTTTCCAAAGGATAGCTATGTAACATGCTctatgaacaaaataaatatatatatatttatattagcAGATTTTTCTATATCAGTATTTGACATTAAATTTGTTATAATAAATTTCACACTCAGTGAACATTCAATCTATttggatttgtgtgtgtgcatgtgtgtgtgtggtttggcttgcatttttcagtatgaaggaaaaaatggcaATAAATGAGACACGTACAACAATCTATTATTCTCagtgtctgttctcagctcatATCATTTGGGTGCATAGATTCATAATCATAGATTATAATAGCTATTACCTGTGAAAATGTGAATGCTGAATCAGACAGGAGAGGAAGATGAGaaccattctttttttccccttattgaTAGAGAGAGAACAAATTCCTCTTATTTGAATAtaaatttttcttgtcttctacttaaaaaaagttgaaaattgTTGCCTATTGTGGGACCTTTCACTGCCTGAAAGTCaacatctcctttttcttttttttttttttttaattgtgaaacATAAAAAAGGAGGACCTCTCAAATCCCTTGTTGTTCTCAGTCCACCCTGTTACAAAAAGCAGGATCAAATATAACCGTTTGTTTATCAATTGCCAGGATTGTCCGTACAATAAATGAAGGGGGAGCTATAATTTAGATGTTAATTTGCACTATGCGCTCTTTAATGAATTAAACAATGAAGGCTTATAATAGATGGAAATACAACCAAATCTTTGAAACGCACAGGCATTGGCTCACAAGACAGCTGTGCAGTTGACAAGTAACATGAGCCTTATGTGAGAAGAAGGGGAAATCGTAAGATTTGCATATAATTATTGAGATCATGCAAATGTCAGTtatgaggaggggaaaaaaacacaggcATCTCACTGTTAAATCCTGACAGTTGGCATCACCGAAGAACTCAAATACACTTGAGCACTGGTTGGCAGAGGGtcattaaaacagaatttgcaGAGACATTAGCTCCCTCACTTTTCTTTGAGTGACGTTTTACTATTAATAGTTTGCAGaggctttgcagaaaacatATTAATAAGAGAAACTGTAATGGGGGTATCTACAGCAAGTGCAAATGCATAaaggggtgcccaagaagctaGCCTCTAATTGATTAGCTGGTGCTATCACTGTGACTATGCTAAAGTGAGAAGAGAGTGCAATGACAAGCAGGCATAGCTGAATAATACAATATGATATTTGGGAGCTAGGAGGGAGAGTGATTAGTTTCTGGCCTTTTACTTCACTAATCTCATTTCCAACTCATGTCTTACCAGATTGTCTAAAAACAGTCTGGTTTGAAGCCTGTAAAATGGTCCCCGAGAGAAATGAAGCACAGATAATCCTTACAGTATTTGTCAGTGTGAAAAGTGTCTTTGTTTTACTGGACAATACTGTACATTACCAGGCTTTGATGTACTGTATCAATGCCCTCGTTTAAGCGCCAATCCTCCCCCCTCGCCCCACGCCTGCCTCTCTCCAAACCTAGAACCAAACGTATAGAGAATGAATTAGCCTCCCTTTAAGGGAATATTCTCTTCAGATTTAATTTGTATAAAATGCACTAGCAGCTTACTGAACTCATGAATAAAGAGAGAGGGTTCtgaatgctattttatttcctgctccTTTCAGCACCACCATAAAGCTCATTACCtatgttaaaaaatacatacaatgcAAATTTTGCAAATGGTTTGGAACACGTTTCCGTAAAAGCTttgttactgaaaacaaaactttccaTAACGAAATCCTGCCTCCTTTATTTGGCATAttttttgcaaagtgctttttgatcattcttttctattctattGTTTCAGCTAAATCAGCACTTCACAGGAGCTAGAGGTACCTCTTCCAGAGATGAAAGGAATTTATACACAACAGAACCAGTTAATTTTCCAAGTGAAACTGAAAGATTGGAGAAAAAGCTAACCTGTATAGAACGAAGCAGTGACTTGCTAAGGCACCCTGTGCCTATCAGTTCCTCATCTGAAAACACTTCACAAGAGATAGGAGGAGAATTAAAAGATAAAGTTAAGTATTCTCTAAGAGATTATAATAGTCAGCCATCAGGGAAGGAAGGCGCTGCTGGCTCAGTAAACAGCCGTGAGCGGTCTTTGGAACATACTGGTGCCAGTGAAAGCCTTTTATCGGCAAACTATTTTCCTGGGACAAAGCAGAATGAGGCTATCGATATTACGGCTACTGTCTCAAGCCGACAAAGAGAGCGCCACACAGATAtttcaaaaggagaaacagataGTGCCTCGGGAAGTAAGATGATGGAGAGGTTATTCATCAGTGAGGATGCTGCTGATACCTCGAAAGCGGCCTGTGAAATGAGACCAGAAACCATTCCTCCAGAGCATGATGAATCCATGCAATTAAATGCACACATAGCAGGAACGCTGGATGGCAATGCTAATCCAGCTCCGGAGCACCAGACGCCGCAAATGTCTCACCAAACTCTGGATTCATTGTTGTCAGATGCTgacaaaaaagaaggaaaaatcaagaTGATTGAAAGCAAAGTTCAGGTACATTTAAGAGGAGATTTATACGCCGACACTTTTGCACATTCTGATGTCTCAATAGATTCCACAAAGAGCCAATATACGCAAAAAAACCAAGTTGGTGAAATGTCAGGAAAGGACTATAACCCTgatgcagggaaggagaagaaagtcaTCGAGATAGCAGACTTAGCGCTAATCGGCGAGGAGGAAGCACCCAAGCCTTTCGAGTACCATCAAAAACACGCCACCAAAGCGTTGAACACAACGCCTCTGTCAGCCAACGACCACAAACAGGTGCCCAGGCCCGCACAGGCAGATGCCCCGGCATCCTCTCTGGGGGatgaaaggagagcagaagaCACTTGGGAACACAGAGGATTCACGAGGttaaaagacagaggaaagtCAGGCAACACAAATAAAGGAAGACTGataggaaaggaaagcagagcaagcCCCGCGGAGCCGGGGTGGCAGGAATTGGGTAGCGAGGTGCGGTGGGGAGCAAAGGGGAACACGGGGCCTGGGAGTACGGCTTCCACCGAGGAGTTGTTTACCTGCCAGGAGGCAGAGAGTTGTGAAAAGTCTTCTGTCTCCAAGCAGGGTATTACAGAGGAAGCAGAGGCAGGTACAGCTTATATAATTAAAACAACATCAGAAAGTGCTCCAGAAAAAATGTCTGCCAGTGAAAAAGCAGTAATTGCTAAGCTACCTCAAGAGACTGCACTAAGTGACAGGCccacagaggaaaaggaaacagcGTTTGATACACATGAAGGGAGAAATGATGGTTCACATTATGCTCTTTGTCAACTCAACACAGTGGGTGTATTATATGACACTGAATTTGAAAAGGAATCagttttagatatttataatgCACACGTACATGAAACACTGCAAGGAGAAACGATGTCTGTATGCAATAGCAGGGAAAAACGTGCCAAAGCACAACCAGACATTGGTGATATTCTACCTGTAGGAGAAGCAGTAAAtgcttctgctgcaggaaagaaagaagatttgCAGCAGGGTTTATATTCAGAAGTATCTAAATGTCCCCTGAATGCCCAGAAGCACCTATCCAGTGAGGAAGCAGAAGCACTCTGTAGGGAAGAAAGCCATGTCGGTACACTCTCCTATTTACGTGCtgaagctgaaacaaaaatgcCACCTTCTGGTACAAATGCTATGTCCAGTTACCATTCTAAAAGCTCTTTAGTGGCATCTTCTGTGGCAGGAGATATGGAACATCTGTATGGACACTTTGAATTCAAAGCCATTGACAAGGTTGCTGCTGAGTCAGGGTACGATTTAAGTCTACCAAATAAAATGACATGTATTAATAAAAACCTCTCtcctgaagctgaaaaaaaagaagtaccTTCCACTTCAGACACAGTGATTTctagagaaggaagaggaaggaatgTAGGTCAATGTTTCTATCAGGCAGAGTTCAAACAAGAGAAGCCATCAAGGCCAGAGGTTTTAATTAGTAAGCCTACTGAAGAAGTTGGAGGGACACGCTCTCAATCTGACCGTTTAGTAACTGAGGGGAAAACGATAAACTGGCTTGATGACTCACAGAAGGAAAGCCAGcacatttctgattttgcagATATTTCTAATGAGAAGAGTGAAGCACTTAAGTTACCTAGTGAGTCTCCAGCTTTAAAACATATTGCTtgcaaaatcttttatttcttcttctttcttttatttgctgcaaCACTCTACCACTATGATTTGATGGTTTGTCTTGCACTTTACCTGTTCTCCTTATATTGGCTATACTGCGAAGGAGCAAGAAACAAGGAGTCTGTCAAGAAAGAATAACACTGATTGTCAACTGTGCTCAAGATCCATGGTCAATAGTCTCCAACCCCTCCAAAGCATTTTCAGTGTTAAAGAGCTTATTCATTGTTAGAACCAAAGCAAGTTTTCCATTgaagcatctttttttaaaagattacatATGAAGTTGAGCCTTCATATAAGTAATTATACTATATAGGACCATTATGTTTGGATCATTAAATACCTATATGAATATGAGTTCTGAAGCACGTCAAGTTAAAATGAAGTACAGCTGTTGCTCCTTAGCAGGATATGAAGCAGCAATGCTTCATATCTCTTTAGTACTTAAACCCACCGTTTTCttgcattaatttcttttgcagtaaAGCTTGATATTTTTCTGGGAGTTTTTTCTAAGTTTTTGTGTAGTTCTTAACACAAGGAACGGTATAAAAACTAACTCAGTATTTTGGTACTGATTTTGCAGTTGATAATCTGCTAGTCTAATTAGCCAATGCTCTAAGATATATGACATCCATTGGtaggttaatatttttttccaaatttttatttcattgttttgacTTAGAGCTCCAATGCTACCcttgtttgaaaaatgtaagGCTTTGACTTCAGTAACGTCATGTAA
This sequence is a window from Balearica regulorum gibbericeps isolate bBalReg1 chromosome 1, bBalReg1.pri, whole genome shotgun sequence. Protein-coding genes within it:
- the PPP1R3A gene encoding protein phosphatase 1 regulatory subunit 3A; this translates as MESFERPSQVSTANLLEVPSVIDFSSEDEDVKPDIKHRFSPLPRRRNSASSDEEEADIPTTIARKVSFADAFGFDLVSVKEFDTWEVPNTGQNDDIEDEVFPQEEYFFSQLFTLPASQEELLQKVREQKVLLESIVFLPGITCMNGIIRVLNVSFEKLVYVRMTLNDWVSYYDILAEFMPNSCGSETDQFCFKISLVPPYQRDGAKVEFCIRYETSVGTFWANNDDKNYTLICHKKETVPRVDNKPHKEVTDRHLKGCLKMTQSSKEEILATSDDDTRNNSRTSDTNIPEIVYSQAEDKDTKPANENIKDKNAEYNQGDHEDDEKELELLLNQHFTGARGTSSRDERNLYTTEPVNFPSETERLEKKLTCIERSSDLLRHPVPISSSSENTSQEIGGELKDKVKYSLRDYNSQPSGKEGAAGSVNSRERSLEHTGASESLLSANYFPGTKQNEAIDITATVSSRQRERHTDISKGETDSASGSKMMERLFISEDAADTSKAACEMRPETIPPEHDESMQLNAHIAGTLDGNANPAPEHQTPQMSHQTLDSLLSDADKKEGKIKMIESKVQVHLRGDLYADTFAHSDVSIDSTKSQYTQKNQVGEMSGKDYNPDAGKEKKVIEIADLALIGEEEAPKPFEYHQKHATKALNTTPLSANDHKQVPRPAQADAPASSLGDERRAEDTWEHRGFTRLKDRGKSGNTNKGRLIGKESRASPAEPGWQELGSEVRWGAKGNTGPGSTASTEELFTCQEAESCEKSSVSKQGITEEAEAGTAYIIKTTSESAPEKMSASEKAVIAKLPQETALSDRPTEEKETAFDTHEGRNDGSHYALCQLNTVGVLYDTEFEKESVLDIYNAHVHETLQGETMSVCNSREKRAKAQPDIGDILPVGEAVNASAAGKKEDLQQGLYSEVSKCPLNAQKHLSSEEAEALCREESHVGTLSYLRAEAETKMPPSGTNAMSSYHSKSSLVASSVAGDMEHLYGHFEFKAIDKVAAESGYDLSLPNKMTCINKNLSPEAEKKEVPSTSDTVISREGRGRNVGQCFYQAEFKQEKPSRPEVLISKPTEEVGGTRSQSDRLVTEGKTINWLDDSQKESQHISDFADISNEKSEALKLPSESPALKHIACKIFYFFFFLLFAATLYHYDLMVCLALYLFSLYWLYCEGARNKESVKKE